In Zobellia roscoffensis, the following are encoded in one genomic region:
- a CDS encoding histidine kinase dimerization/phosphoacceptor domain -containing protein: MEKKIFYSVFLFSFFILNCTPLFAQITELYDGKSYKKIFVETDNFGASYLDILEESFPLAKPDSVKFSILNDLAYYWHTRNLTKAMEFTKTGLALTKTSNDTLWEGRFQITEAAILLRKEKLDQAEKVLESAKCKVMEKDLAHLNTQLGYVYERRGKLGKAADYALEALRLGEKLNDNRAIAMAYSDLSNLFWKQSKFETGLEYGLKSLLLYEERRINDLDYDFTLFVVGSNYLSLGRHEEALNYLRHSIAIGERYGFYNNLSDAYMVMLDTYAYLNEFEKAEEAGSNALKYAELLDNNFLTMRSWLSIGNVKNLQGKYTSAIDCLEKSITIATDDFGDAFFLSQAYEALGKAHAGNHQYKEAYTALAKYDAYKAAVFTAEADNRTSLLRTEFDVAGKEVKIRSQEALISKQRTTQNLIIVIAGLLLLLLLISYKAIQNKLKANKMLEKQNKEKEFLLKEIHHRVKNNLEIVSSLLSLQAARIDDVYMLSTIQESQHRVQSMGMIHQKLYIGKNLAAVEMKSYFEQLGEYIIDAFAANEQVHLKVEMQNLELDVDLAIPIGLIVNELFTNSLKYAFPKGRKGKIRISLVEEKGKLKLEVMDNGIGKQLDTNTQGTGFGTQLVELLTKQLDGKMILKINQGTTVSIQFEPGKAA, translated from the coding sequence ATGGAAAAAAAAATATTCTACTCCGTTTTTTTGTTTTCTTTTTTTATCCTGAATTGCACCCCGCTCTTTGCTCAAATTACGGAGTTGTACGATGGCAAATCCTATAAAAAAATATTTGTAGAAACGGATAATTTTGGTGCTTCTTACCTAGATATTTTAGAAGAATCTTTCCCTTTGGCCAAACCGGATTCCGTTAAGTTTTCCATCCTTAATGATCTTGCTTATTATTGGCACACTAGAAACTTGACCAAAGCGATGGAGTTTACTAAAACAGGCTTGGCATTGACCAAAACAAGTAATGACACGCTGTGGGAAGGCCGTTTTCAGATAACCGAAGCCGCAATTTTACTCCGAAAGGAAAAGCTTGACCAAGCCGAAAAAGTGCTGGAAAGTGCAAAGTGTAAGGTTATGGAAAAGGATTTAGCGCATTTAAATACCCAATTAGGGTATGTATACGAGCGTAGGGGGAAACTAGGTAAAGCCGCAGACTATGCCCTTGAAGCTTTGCGGTTAGGTGAAAAATTGAACGATAATCGGGCAATTGCAATGGCATATAGCGATTTAAGTAATCTCTTTTGGAAACAGTCAAAGTTTGAAACGGGTCTAGAATACGGACTCAAATCGTTGTTGCTATATGAAGAGCGCCGTATTAATGATTTAGATTATGATTTTACACTTTTTGTCGTTGGAAGTAACTACTTGTCATTGGGCAGGCATGAAGAGGCCTTAAACTACCTTCGGCATTCTATTGCTATTGGCGAGCGTTATGGTTTTTACAATAACCTGAGCGATGCCTATATGGTTATGTTGGATACATATGCTTATCTCAACGAATTTGAAAAAGCTGAAGAAGCTGGTTCCAATGCCTTGAAATATGCGGAGTTGCTGGATAATAATTTTCTAACAATGCGAAGTTGGCTCTCCATTGGTAATGTGAAGAACCTGCAGGGGAAGTATACCTCTGCCATTGACTGTCTTGAAAAATCCATTACCATAGCTACAGATGATTTTGGCGATGCATTCTTTTTGAGTCAGGCGTATGAGGCTTTGGGCAAGGCCCATGCGGGAAACCATCAATATAAAGAAGCTTATACCGCACTTGCTAAGTACGATGCATATAAGGCTGCTGTTTTTACGGCCGAGGCAGACAATAGAACATCATTGTTAAGAACAGAATTTGACGTAGCCGGTAAAGAGGTAAAGATTCGCTCACAAGAAGCCCTCATTTCAAAACAGCGTACCACACAAAACCTGATTATTGTTATTGCCGGACTGTTACTTTTACTTCTGTTAATTTCCTACAAGGCAATTCAGAATAAATTAAAGGCAAACAAAATGCTCGAAAAGCAAAATAAGGAGAAGGAATTTTTACTAAAGGAGATACATCATAGGGTTAAGAACAACTTGGAAATTGTATCTAGTTTATTATCGCTTCAAGCTGCTCGAATAGATGATGTCTATATGCTTTCTACTATTCAGGAAAGCCAACATAGGGTTCAGAGTATGGGTATGATTCATCAAAAATTGTATATAGGAAAGAATTTGGCTGCGGTTGAAATGAAAAGCTATTTTGAACAGTTGGGCGAATATATTATTGATGCTTTTGCCGCTAATGAACAAGTGCATTTAAAGGTAGAAATGCAAAATCTTGAGTTAGATGTTGATTTGGCTATTCCCATTGGACTTATAGTAAACGAACTGTTTACGAATTCACTAAAATATGCTTTTCCAAAAGGAAGAAAGGGGAAGATTAGAATAAGCCTGGTAGAAGAAAAAGGGAAACTAAAGTTAGAGGTTATGGATAACGGTATAGGGAAACAACTAGACACAAATACCCAAGGCACAGGCTTCGGTACACAATTGGTAGAGTTGCTTACAAAACAATTGGATGGCAAAATGATACTTAAAATAAATCAGGGAACAACAGTATCCATTCAATTTGAACCTGGCAAAGCGGCGTGA
- a CDS encoding nuclear transport factor 2-like protein yields MKKTIVILVMMTSLITLAQKKNGTVYSEHPSIDVLASFTEAFASGDTIKLASLLTDDFKSYNGVSTDSKIKGTEKARYLKNSYRWFDELEYFSITNFPGAYPDAIEYKKDNENDEIWVQTWELIKGVHKKTGVKFTSPIHGLYLLTKDLKIKTEIIYMNEGIFEEMYQSLSDRTNGTIYNHHDNINTVRKAVYAFENGDLDKAIDYYSEDARFFNINDDLNAPITRDAVKAVRQEFLDNFEIKSIDMIGYPDYLEYEMDNGRSVLSWWKFHLIRKSDKKEIELAMHINDDFDEEGKIISEIIYFNRTLLEN; encoded by the coding sequence ATGAAAAAAACAATTGTAATTCTCGTAATGATGACTTCGCTCATCACACTGGCCCAAAAGAAAAATGGAACCGTTTATTCTGAACACCCATCTATTGATGTCCTTGCCAGTTTTACAGAGGCCTTTGCCAGTGGAGACACTATTAAATTAGCCAGTTTATTGACCGATGATTTTAAATCCTATAATGGGGTATCTACAGATTCTAAGATAAAAGGAACTGAAAAAGCTCGCTATTTAAAAAACTCTTACCGTTGGTTCGATGAGCTTGAATACTTCTCTATAACCAATTTTCCTGGTGCCTACCCTGATGCTATTGAGTATAAAAAAGACAACGAAAATGATGAAATATGGGTGCAAACTTGGGAACTGATAAAAGGAGTTCATAAAAAAACCGGGGTGAAATTTACTTCACCCATTCATGGTCTATACCTACTCACAAAAGACCTCAAAATAAAAACAGAAATCATCTATATGAACGAAGGTATTTTTGAGGAAATGTATCAAAGTTTATCAGATCGTACCAATGGTACCATCTACAACCACCATGATAATATCAATACCGTCCGAAAGGCTGTGTATGCCTTTGAAAATGGGGATTTGGACAAGGCTATCGACTATTATAGTGAAGATGCCAGGTTCTTCAATATCAACGATGACTTGAACGCTCCAATCACGAGAGATGCCGTAAAGGCAGTACGTCAGGAATTTTTGGACAATTTTGAAATAAAAAGTATTGATATGATCGGTTACCCAGACTATCTGGAATATGAAATGGACAATGGCCGATCGGTGCTATCTTGGTGGAAATTTCACTTAATCAGAAAGTCGGATAAAAAAGAAATAGAGCTTGCCATGCACATTAACGATGATTTTGATGAAGAAGGAAAAATCATATCAGAAATAATTTATTTCAACCGCACTTTATTAGAAAACTAA
- a CDS encoding DUF349 domain-containing protein, translated as MEDKERELQHNVGEENKEEIIENTENSTSTEVSQTVATPKKELSGTPEDEGSDNEAQTTVTPEIEQPSAFEKETPSESIKEETTTAAPKKEEKTEEKEDVLEEIDENNAEDAEDTDNKERHTIPLLDYHSMSMENLVGELQKLVRNEKVQAIKKHVDGIKSEFDQKFQEFIEGKKEDFIAGGGNEIDFRYNSVTKRQFNEVYGDYREKRNQYYKSLEKNLKENLSRRLEIIEELKGLVNVDEDMNTTYKAFKELQENWRNAGPIPRTEYNNVWRTYQHHIEIFYDFLHLNRELRDLDFKHNLEEKEKLVIQAETLAKEPDLTIAFRDLQTLHKIWKEDIGPVGQEHREEIWERFSNATKVLHQRRQDHYKELDAQYEQNLVKKNEIIATIEAMSQNVATSHKALQQQIKKLEERRNAFFEAGKVPRNQNEKTWGAFKTAVRNFNRSKNAYYKNLKKEQQDNLDKKRALLDRAVALKDSEEYDRVTPEMKRIQNEWKQIGHVPRKYSDKIWKEFKTACNHYFDRLHALKNEGLKEEQENFEKKNACLEKLSAFKLSGKREDDLKTIKAFIAEWKSYGRVPFKKKNIDQKFNKILDGIFKKLDIDRQESELLKYGNKIQELANADNERAIQNERSFIRKKIEESKGEIRQLETNLQFFSNASEDNPLVRDVIKRVDAHKETLETWKAKLKKLNILKNDLNRANDAEEEAANSEAGEEE; from the coding sequence ATGGAAGATAAGGAACGGGAACTACAACATAACGTAGGGGAAGAAAACAAAGAAGAAATCATCGAAAATACGGAGAATTCCACTAGTACGGAGGTTTCTCAAACGGTGGCTACTCCTAAAAAAGAACTATCCGGAACACCCGAGGATGAAGGCTCTGACAACGAAGCACAAACTACGGTAACTCCCGAAATTGAGCAACCTTCTGCTTTCGAAAAAGAAACTCCGTCCGAATCTATTAAAGAAGAAACTACTACTGCTGCTCCTAAAAAAGAAGAGAAAACGGAGGAAAAAGAAGATGTTCTTGAAGAAATAGACGAGAACAATGCTGAAGATGCAGAAGATACGGACAATAAAGAACGCCATACTATTCCACTTTTGGATTACCATTCCATGTCTATGGAAAATTTGGTAGGTGAACTTCAAAAATTGGTTCGTAATGAAAAAGTGCAAGCCATAAAGAAACATGTAGATGGCATTAAATCTGAATTTGACCAAAAGTTTCAAGAGTTTATAGAGGGTAAAAAAGAAGATTTTATCGCTGGTGGCGGAAATGAAATAGATTTCAGGTACAATTCAGTTACTAAAAGACAGTTTAACGAGGTATATGGTGATTACCGTGAGAAACGCAATCAATACTATAAATCCCTTGAAAAAAATCTAAAAGAAAATTTAAGCAGACGCCTTGAGATCATTGAAGAACTAAAAGGTCTTGTCAATGTTGATGAGGACATGAACACCACTTACAAAGCGTTCAAGGAACTTCAGGAAAACTGGCGTAATGCGGGGCCCATACCAAGGACCGAGTACAACAATGTATGGCGTACCTACCAACATCACATTGAAATCTTTTATGATTTTCTACACCTGAACCGAGAGTTACGGGACCTTGATTTTAAACATAATTTAGAAGAAAAGGAGAAATTAGTGATACAGGCGGAAACCCTAGCCAAAGAGCCAGACCTTACTATTGCTTTTAGAGATTTACAGACCTTGCATAAAATCTGGAAAGAGGATATTGGTCCTGTAGGTCAAGAACATCGTGAGGAAATATGGGAGCGTTTTAGTAATGCCACAAAGGTTTTACACCAGAGAAGGCAAGACCATTACAAAGAGCTTGATGCACAATACGAGCAGAATCTGGTTAAAAAGAATGAAATAATAGCAACTATTGAGGCCATGTCCCAAAATGTTGCTACCAGCCACAAAGCGCTACAGCAACAAATAAAAAAACTGGAAGAACGTAGAAATGCTTTTTTTGAAGCAGGTAAAGTACCTAGAAACCAGAATGAAAAAACATGGGGTGCTTTCAAAACTGCCGTTCGTAATTTTAATAGGAGTAAGAATGCCTATTACAAGAATCTAAAAAAAGAACAACAGGATAATCTGGACAAAAAAAGAGCATTACTTGACCGTGCCGTTGCGTTAAAAGATAGCGAAGAGTATGACAGGGTTACCCCAGAAATGAAACGCATTCAGAATGAATGGAAGCAAATTGGTCATGTACCCAGGAAATACTCAGATAAGATATGGAAAGAGTTCAAAACTGCTTGCAACCATTATTTTGACCGTCTACATGCCCTAAAAAATGAAGGCCTTAAAGAAGAACAAGAAAACTTTGAAAAGAAAAATGCTTGTCTTGAAAAGTTATCTGCTTTTAAATTATCCGGCAAGCGCGAAGACGACCTTAAAACAATAAAAGCATTTATTGCGGAGTGGAAATCATACGGTAGAGTTCCTTTTAAGAAAAAGAACATTGACCAGAAGTTCAATAAAATTTTAGATGGCATTTTCAAGAAATTGGATATTGACCGTCAAGAGTCGGAATTGTTGAAATATGGAAATAAAATTCAGGAATTGGCAAATGCCGATAACGAACGAGCTATACAAAACGAGCGTAGTTTCATCCGTAAGAAAATAGAGGAAAGTAAAGGAGAGATTCGTCAATTAGAAACAAACCTTCAGTTCTTTTCCAACGCTTCAGAAGATAACCCTTTAGTTCGTGATGTAATTAAACGCGTAGACGCGCATAAAGAAACTTTAGAGACCTGGAAAGCGAAGTTAAAGAAACTCAACATCTTAAAAAATGATTTAAACAGGGCTAACGATGCTGAGGAAGAAGCGGCAAATAGCGAAGCCGGAGAAGAAGAGTAA
- a CDS encoding class I SAM-dependent methyltransferase, translating into MAEFWEENFSEKQEMWGLEPAKSAELTKNLFVEKNLRNILIPGIGYGRNAKVFRENRIEVTGIEISKTAIDLAQKHYGTEMTFYHGSVTEMPFDNKKYDGIFCYALIHLFDKNERTKLIHNCYNQLADNGQMVFTAITKGAPNFGKGKRIEKDRYEFHKGVKIFYYDKESIASEFGDYGLYEIVEVDENQPMFLIKCSKK; encoded by the coding sequence ATGGCGGAATTTTGGGAAGAAAATTTCAGCGAAAAACAAGAAATGTGGGGCCTTGAACCGGCAAAATCTGCTGAATTGACCAAAAATCTCTTTGTTGAGAAAAATTTAAGGAATATACTTATTCCGGGTATTGGATACGGCCGTAATGCAAAAGTTTTTAGAGAAAATAGGATTGAGGTTACGGGAATTGAAATCTCTAAAACCGCTATTGATTTAGCCCAAAAACATTATGGGACCGAAATGACCTTTTATCACGGTTCCGTTACCGAAATGCCATTTGACAATAAAAAATATGACGGAATTTTTTGTTACGCACTTATACACCTATTTGATAAAAACGAAAGAACAAAATTAATACATAACTGCTATAACCAACTGGCTGATAATGGCCAAATGGTTTTTACCGCAATAACAAAAGGTGCCCCTAATTTTGGTAAAGGAAAGCGAATTGAAAAAGACCGATACGAGTTTCACAAAGGGGTGAAAATATTCTATTATGACAAAGAATCAATTGCATCTGAATTTGGTGATTATGGCCTCTATGAAATTGTTGAAGTAGATGAAAACCAGCCCATGTTTTTAATTAAATGCAGCAAAAAATAG
- a CDS encoding ester cyclase — MKALGLLFSFLITIPLSCKDNGGTHGPTAQEQQLTANFKNFIEIAWNEKSMDTLKSTIANNYTCNHNGIRIANNQSEMQAFMTLYFTGFPDAKIITETITIKDRQLFTQWTFTGTNTGTFSEIPATGKKIKINGYATILFNNQGKIAQEDIYYNELEFLQQLGYTLNQPILE; from the coding sequence ATGAAAGCTTTAGGACTTTTATTCTCATTTCTTATCACTATACCGCTGTCTTGCAAAGACAATGGCGGCACTCATGGTCCTACCGCACAAGAGCAACAACTCACTGCTAATTTCAAAAACTTCATAGAAATAGCATGGAACGAAAAAAGCATGGATACGCTAAAATCCACCATTGCAAATAATTATACCTGTAATCACAACGGTATCCGAATAGCCAATAACCAAAGTGAAATGCAGGCCTTTATGACCCTCTATTTTACAGGCTTTCCGGATGCCAAAATCATCACTGAAACCATTACGATCAAGGATAGACAACTATTCACCCAATGGACATTCACCGGCACAAATACCGGAACATTTAGTGAAATACCTGCTACGGGCAAAAAAATTAAAATAAACGGCTACGCTACTATCCTATTTAATAACCAGGGTAAAATAGCACAAGAAGACATCTATTATAATGAGCTGGAGTTTCTTCAGCAGTTAGGCTACACCTTAAATCAACCTATACTTGAATGA
- a CDS encoding M28 family metallopeptidase: MKHYFILLVIVLFTSCGTKEKTIAALIEVDQATIGKHIQSLASDEFLGRKPFTEGEVKTVTYLKDEFEKLGLSPGNGDSFFQEVPMVEITGTPTEKMVISGKGGSFNLDLLKDFVATTNKAVTNVSLDNSELVFAGYGIVAPEYDWNDYEGIDWKGKTAVVLINDPGFQSGDSTLFKGNEMTYYGRWTYKYEEAARQGADGLIIIHDTEPASYGWNVIESGWSGAKLIIESDLPLLDVESWISGESAQSIFDASIMKGEDYKTLARSKEFKPISLDLNVSVAIQNKIKKDVSKNVIALIPGTDKKNEVIIYSAHWDHFGIGKAINGDSIYNGAVDNASGTAGLLAIAEALKNSKPTKRSIAFIAVTGEEQGLLGSAYYAENPIFNPKKTVANINIDALSSPGKMKDLTITGFGQSEMDEYAEAAALEQDRYIIPDPDAEKGYFFRSDHFNFAKIGIPALYASGSHEGFDMSIEEIKKMKADYLTHIYHQPSDEYDPETTELSGVQFDLQLFYNVGLRLANEDYFPKWYDGSEFKAARK; this comes from the coding sequence ATGAAGCATTACTTTATACTTTTAGTTATAGTACTATTTACAAGTTGTGGAACCAAAGAAAAGACAATCGCAGCTTTAATTGAAGTTGACCAAGCCACTATTGGCAAACACATTCAGAGTCTAGCTTCAGATGAGTTTCTAGGAAGAAAGCCATTTACAGAAGGGGAAGTAAAAACAGTGACTTATTTAAAAGATGAGTTCGAAAAACTAGGTCTGTCCCCTGGAAACGGAGATAGTTTTTTTCAAGAAGTTCCCATGGTAGAGATTACCGGAACTCCTACCGAAAAAATGGTAATTTCAGGAAAAGGTGGAAGCTTCAATTTAGATCTTCTAAAAGATTTTGTTGCTACAACCAATAAAGCCGTAACAAATGTGAGTCTTGATAATTCTGAGCTCGTTTTTGCTGGCTATGGCATTGTTGCTCCTGAGTATGACTGGAATGATTATGAAGGTATTGATTGGAAAGGTAAAACTGCTGTTGTCTTAATCAATGACCCAGGGTTTCAATCTGGGGATTCAACCTTGTTTAAAGGAAATGAAATGACTTACTATGGTCGTTGGACCTACAAATATGAAGAGGCAGCAAGACAAGGTGCAGATGGTCTTATTATTATTCATGATACGGAGCCCGCTTCTTATGGGTGGAATGTGATTGAATCTGGTTGGAGCGGAGCCAAATTAATTATTGAAAGTGATTTACCTCTTTTAGATGTTGAGTCTTGGATTAGTGGTGAGAGTGCCCAAAGCATATTTGATGCTTCAATTATGAAAGGTGAGGATTATAAAACCCTTGCTAGAAGTAAAGAGTTTAAGCCTATTTCTCTAGATTTAAACGTTTCTGTTGCAATTCAAAATAAGATTAAAAAAGATGTTTCTAAAAATGTAATTGCACTTATTCCCGGGACGGATAAAAAGAATGAAGTTATCATTTACTCCGCACATTGGGATCACTTCGGTATAGGCAAAGCTATAAACGGGGACTCCATCTATAATGGTGCCGTAGATAATGCTTCGGGTACCGCAGGTCTTTTGGCAATTGCCGAAGCTTTAAAAAATAGTAAGCCAACAAAACGTTCTATCGCATTTATAGCCGTAACTGGAGAAGAACAAGGCCTATTAGGCTCAGCTTATTATGCCGAAAATCCCATTTTTAACCCGAAGAAAACCGTGGCAAATATTAATATTGATGCGCTATCCAGCCCCGGAAAAATGAAAGACCTGACCATAACTGGTTTTGGACAGTCCGAAATGGATGAATATGCCGAAGCAGCCGCCTTAGAACAGGACCGTTATATTATTCCAGACCCGGATGCCGAAAAAGGATATTTCTTTAGATCGGACCATTTCAATTTTGCCAAGATTGGTATTCCCGCCCTATATGCCAGTGGTTCACATGAAGGTTTTGACATGAGTATTGAGGAGATAAAGAAAATGAAAGCGGACTATTTAACCCATATCTACCACCAACCTTCGGACGAGTACGATCCCGAAACCACGGAACTGAGCGGCGTTCAATTTGATCTGCAGTTATTTTATAATGTAGGATTGCGATTGGCCAATGAAGATTATTTCCCCAAATGGTACGATGGAAGCGAATTTAAAGCGGCCCGTAAATAG
- a CDS encoding response regulator → MKNKTRILIVEDDMIIAANISLQLESLGYEVTGIVTRGEEALLQTKENAPDILLLDINLKGALNGIQTAMEIHKHRDIPVIYLTANTDEATFSAAKKTKPKAFITKPFNKLNLERTIELVADQLVKENVQTASLPDLEVLEDRVFIRYNGKMEKLLLDDMLYIEANRNYCTVVTKTKRFVLSQTLKIMQGRLPKANFVRVHRSFIVNISKLNTIADDHLVINRKVIPLSKSQKEFLFKRIQTI, encoded by the coding sequence ATGAAGAACAAGACCCGAATACTTATAGTGGAAGATGACATGATTATAGCTGCCAATATCTCATTGCAATTAGAGAGTTTGGGATATGAAGTTACTGGCATCGTAACAAGGGGAGAGGAAGCCTTATTGCAAACCAAAGAGAATGCACCTGATATTTTATTGCTCGATATTAATTTAAAAGGAGCTTTGAACGGTATTCAAACGGCAATGGAAATTCATAAGCATAGAGATATTCCCGTTATCTATCTTACGGCCAATACAGATGAAGCCACATTTTCTGCGGCAAAGAAAACCAAACCCAAGGCCTTTATAACAAAGCCCTTCAATAAATTAAATCTAGAGCGGACTATAGAATTGGTAGCTGACCAGCTAGTGAAGGAGAATGTCCAAACAGCATCGCTACCTGATCTAGAAGTTCTTGAGGATCGCGTATTTATTCGCTATAATGGTAAAATGGAAAAACTGCTGCTAGATGATATGCTTTATATTGAAGCGAACCGGAATTACTGCACTGTGGTGACCAAAACGAAACGTTTTGTATTGAGCCAAACCCTGAAAATAATGCAAGGACGACTGCCGAAAGCCAATTTTGTTCGCGTACACCGATCGTTTATAGTGAACATCTCTAAGCTTAATACAATTGCAGATGACCATTTAGTTATCAATAGAAAGGTTATTCCATTGAGTAAATCCCAGAAAGAATTCTTGTTCAAGCGTATCCAGACCATTTAA
- a CDS encoding shikimate dehydrogenase family protein, producing the protein MKKVRFGLIGKDISYSFSRGYFTEKFSNMGLEDHSYENFDFQAIEEIKDVLKNNDDIYGMNVTIPYKQQVMPFLDELDKEAEKIGAVNTIQFTENGLKGFNTDAYGFKNAMMPFLKPHHDKALILGTGGASKAVAYVLGELGISYTFVSRSPGNNKISYDQVTKNVLKDHTILVNCTPLGTHPNIEERPSLPYEFLSDQHFLFDLIYNPEKTAFLTAGEAKGAQICNGLRMLELQADRSWQIWQES; encoded by the coding sequence ATGAAAAAAGTAAGATTCGGATTAATAGGAAAAGATATTTCATATTCATTCTCCCGAGGGTATTTCACGGAGAAATTTTCTAATATGGGACTAGAGGACCATTCGTATGAAAACTTCGATTTTCAAGCTATTGAGGAAATTAAAGATGTTCTAAAAAACAACGACGATATCTATGGTATGAACGTTACCATACCTTACAAACAACAAGTAATGCCCTTTTTAGATGAACTTGATAAAGAAGCTGAAAAAATAGGGGCCGTGAACACCATCCAATTCACGGAAAACGGCTTAAAAGGCTTTAATACGGATGCTTACGGATTTAAGAATGCCATGATGCCTTTTCTAAAACCCCACCATGACAAGGCATTAATATTGGGTACTGGTGGCGCTTCAAAAGCCGTAGCTTATGTTTTAGGGGAGCTCGGTATTTCCTATACTTTCGTCTCTAGAAGTCCTGGAAATAATAAAATAAGCTATGATCAAGTTACTAAAAACGTATTAAAAGATCATACAATTTTAGTGAACTGTACCCCTCTTGGTACTCACCCAAATATTGAGGAACGACCTTCCCTACCCTACGAATTTCTTAGTGACCAACATTTTCTATTCGACCTTATCTACAATCCTGAAAAAACTGCCTTTTTAACAGCCGGTGAAGCTAAAGGAGCCCAAATCTGTAACGGTTTACGAATGTTGGAACTTCAAGCAGACCGTTCATGGCAGATTTGGCAAGAAAGTTAA
- a CDS encoding fumarylacetoacetate hydrolase family protein: protein MKIIGIGKNYVNDKSEISGLKNDTQLIFTKPDSSLVTDNKDVVFPSITNQLIYEVELVVKIGKKGKDIALDDANSYISEIAIGIDYTAKDVLTASREKKQPWALAKGFDGASPISNFKPISDFSDLNNINFDLVINGEQKQVGNTDFIIYNFAEIISFVSTFMTLNPGDMIFTGTPASGAGQTFKGDHLQASIEGELLLDFKMI from the coding sequence ATGAAAATTATAGGCATCGGAAAGAATTATGTTAACGATAAATCTGAAATAAGCGGACTAAAAAATGACACGCAGTTAATATTCACAAAGCCAGATTCATCTTTAGTTACAGATAATAAAGATGTTGTTTTTCCTTCCATAACCAACCAACTTATTTATGAAGTAGAATTGGTTGTGAAAATTGGTAAAAAAGGAAAAGACATTGCACTAGACGACGCAAACTCATATATATCCGAAATAGCTATTGGTATTGACTATACGGCAAAAGATGTTCTTACTGCGAGCAGAGAGAAAAAACAACCTTGGGCACTTGCCAAAGGGTTTGACGGAGCTTCTCCAATTTCTAATTTCAAACCTATTTCTGACTTTTCGGATTTAAACAATATCAACTTTGATTTAGTAATAAACGGAGAACAAAAACAGGTAGGAAATACAGATTTCATTATCTATAACTTTGCAGAAATCATAAGCTTTGTATCCACTTTTATGACCCTAAACCCTGGAGATATGATATTTACGGGTACACCTGCATCAGGAGCAGGACAAACTTTTAAAGGTGACCATCTACAAGCTTCAATTGAAGGTGAGTTATTGTTGGATTTTAAAATGATTTAA